From a single Prionailurus bengalensis isolate Pbe53 chromosome A1, Fcat_Pben_1.1_paternal_pri, whole genome shotgun sequence genomic region:
- the CKMT2 gene encoding creatine kinase S-type, mitochondrial, with protein MASVFSKLLTGRNASLLLATVGTGALTTGYLLNRQNLCAEARGQHRLFPPSADYPDLRKHNNCMAECLTPAIYAKLRNKVTPNGYTLDQCIQTGVDNPGHPFIKTVGMVAGDEESYEVFADLFDPVIKLRHNGYDPRVMKHPTDLDASKITQGQFDERYVLSSRVRTGRSIRGLSLPPACTRAERREVENVAITALEGLKGDLAGRYYKLSEMTEQDQQRLIDDHFLFDKPVSPLLTCAGMARDWPDARGIWHNYDKTFLIWINEEDHTRVISMEKGGNMKRVFERFCRGLKEVERLIQERGWEFMWNERLGYILTCPSNLGTGLRAGVHVRIPKLSKDPRFSKILENLRLQKRGTGGVDTAAVADVYDISNIDRIGRSEVELVQIVIDGVNYLVDCEKKLERGQDIKVPPPLPQFGRK; from the exons ATGGCCAGTGTCTTCTCTAAGCTGCTAACTGGCCGCAATGCTTCTCTGTTACTTGCTACCGTGGGCACCGGTGCCCTGACCACCGGCTACCTGCTGAACCGGCAGAACCTGTGTGCTGAGGCCCGGGGACAGCACAGGCTGTTCCCACCAAG TGCGGACTACCCTGATCTGCGCAAGCACAACAACTGTATGGCCGAGTGCCTCACCCCAGCCATCTACGCCAAGCTCCGCAACAAGGTGACCCCCAATGGCTACACCCTGGACCAGTGTATCCAGACTGGAGTGGACAACCCAGGCCATCCCTTCATAAAGACTGTGGGCATGGTGGCTGGTGACGAGGAGTCCTATGAG GTGTTTGCTGACCTTTTTGATCCTGTCATCAAACTAAGGCACAATGGCTATGACCCCAGGGTGATGAAGCACCCCACGGATCTGGATGCATCCAAG ATCACACAGGGGCAGTTTGATGAGCGCTACGTGCTGTCATCTCGGGTGCGTACAGGCCGCAGCATCCGCGGGCTGAGTCTGCCACCTGCCTGCACCCGGGCTGAGCGGAGGGAGGTAGAGAATGTGGCCATCACGGCCCTGGAGGGCCTCAAAGGGGACCTGGCAGGCCGCTACTACAAGCTGTCTGAGATGACGGAGCAGGACCAGCAACGGCTCATAGAC GACCACTTTCTATTTGATAAGCCAGTATCCCCTTTATTAACATGTGCTGGGATGGCCCGTGACTGGCCAGATGCCAGGGGAATCTG GCATAATTATGACAAGACATTTCTCATCTGGATTAATGAAGAAGACCATACCAGGGTAATCTCTATGGAAAAAGGAGGCAATATGAAAAGAGTATTTGAGCGATTCTGTCGTGGACTAAAAGAA GTAGAACGCCTAATCCAAGAGCGAGGCTGGGAATTCATGTGGAATGAGCGACTAGGCTACATCCTGACCTGCCCTTCGAACCTTGGCACAGGATTACGGGCTGGTGTCCATGTTAGGATCCCCAAGCTCAGCAAG GATCCACGCTTTTCTAAGATCCTGGAAAACCTAAGGCTCCAGAAACGTGGCACAGGTGGTGTGGACACGGCAGCAGTGGCAGATGTTTATGATATTTCCAACATAGATCGAATTGGTCGATCAGAG GTTGAGCTTGTTCAGATAGTCATCGATGGAGTCAACTATCTGGTGGATTGTGAAAAGAAGTTGGAGAGAGGCCAAGATATTAAGGTCCCACCGCCTCTGCCTCAGTTTGGCAGAAAGtga